A genomic segment from Bacillus cereus G9842 encodes:
- a CDS encoding potassium channel family protein yields the protein MLWGFILLLAAIAILKSVQLLWSSYSDSTRFFSLYNLATLFLIYTTVLIAFGLSYVVLEEMGFAVLKEDGESLNAHSFQLVEVCLYFSAVTLLSVGYGDISPIGIGRWIAIAEALIGYTLPFAFVMRSVIDNEK from the coding sequence ATGTTATGGGGATTTATTCTATTACTTGCAGCAATCGCTATTTTGAAAAGTGTCCAATTATTATGGAGTTCCTATTCAGATTCAACGCGTTTTTTTTCGCTGTATAATTTGGCCACATTATTTTTAATCTATACAACAGTACTGATCGCGTTTGGATTAAGTTACGTTGTATTAGAGGAAATGGGTTTCGCAGTTTTGAAAGAGGACGGAGAAAGTTTGAACGCTCATTCTTTTCAACTCGTTGAAGTTTGTTTATATTTTAGCGCAGTTACTTTATTGTCTGTTGGATATGGTGACATATCTCCGATTGGAATTGGGCGATGGATTGCAATTGCAGAAGCGCTAATTGGATATACACTCCCTTTTGCTTTTGTGATGAGGTCTGTAATAGACAATGAAAAATAA
- a CDS encoding ABC transporter ATP-binding protein: protein MKSVIEVQGLRKEFTAYSSRPGLKGAFRDLLNRNYKIVPAVNDVSFTVKQGEMVGYIGENGAGKSTTIKMLTGILTPTSGEILVNGMNPHKQREEFVRTIGVVFGQRSQLWWDIAVQESFRLLKKVYGVSDAQYKEHMEHVIETLDIGPLLDKPVRKLSLGQRMRCELAAALIHNPPLLFLDEPTIGLDVLVKLKIREFLKEMNERYKTTILLTTHDITDIEALCERVIMLDEGNIMYDGSLNNLRTQWGAEKEIHFQFIAPVSYQALSMVMPDSHVVWSKAKEENAWVAKIPNEEVIISMLISKVVQAFQIKDLKINEVSTEEIIRNIYEEGIKHG, encoded by the coding sequence ATGAAATCGGTAATTGAGGTACAAGGGTTACGTAAAGAATTTACAGCCTATTCAAGTCGTCCGGGTTTAAAGGGTGCATTTCGCGATTTATTAAATCGTAATTATAAAATAGTACCAGCAGTAAATGATGTATCTTTTACTGTAAAACAAGGTGAGATGGTTGGTTATATCGGTGAGAACGGTGCTGGTAAATCAACAACAATTAAAATGCTTACGGGGATTTTGACTCCGACATCAGGAGAGATTTTAGTAAATGGGATGAACCCACATAAGCAGAGAGAAGAATTTGTAAGAACCATTGGTGTTGTTTTCGGTCAACGTTCACAACTTTGGTGGGATATTGCTGTACAAGAATCTTTTCGTTTATTAAAAAAAGTGTACGGTGTATCAGACGCTCAGTATAAAGAGCATATGGAACACGTGATTGAAACGTTAGATATTGGTCCTTTATTAGATAAGCCAGTTCGAAAGTTATCTCTAGGTCAAAGAATGCGTTGTGAATTAGCGGCAGCATTAATTCATAACCCACCGTTATTATTTTTAGATGAACCAACAATTGGGCTAGATGTACTTGTGAAATTGAAAATACGTGAATTTTTAAAAGAAATGAATGAACGTTATAAAACAACAATTTTATTAACAACCCATGATATTACTGATATTGAAGCATTATGTGAGCGTGTTATCATGCTGGATGAAGGAAATATTATGTATGACGGTTCTTTAAATAATCTTCGTACGCAGTGGGGAGCAGAGAAGGAAATACATTTTCAGTTTATTGCACCAGTTTCCTATCAGGCTTTATCAATGGTTATGCCAGATAGTCATGTCGTTTGGTCGAAAGCGAAAGAGGAAAACGCGTGGGTTGCAAAAATACCGAATGAAGAAGTTATTATTTCAATGCTTATTTCTAAAGTAGTACAAGCCTTTCAAATTAAAGATTTAAAAATTAATGAAGTGTCTACAGAGGAAATTATTCGTAACATTTATGAAGAAGGTATTAAACATGGGTAA
- a CDS encoding GNAT family N-acetyltransferase, whose product MKKYEIKSDIPTLEEYKYLCDSVGWTNYMNFEVAEISLQNSIYCITVKDNNQIIGMGRIVGDGAIYFYIQDIVVHPEYQKNGIGKKIMNTLVEYLNQNAPDKAFIGLFASQGKTSFYEKYDFKDYSPNMTGMFTVISKK is encoded by the coding sequence TTGAAGAAATATGAGATTAAAAGTGACATTCCAACATTGGAAGAATATAAATATTTATGTGATTCTGTGGGATGGACTAATTATATGAACTTTGAGGTGGCGGAAATATCACTTCAAAATTCGATTTACTGTATAACAGTCAAGGATAATAATCAAATCATCGGCATGGGGAGAATTGTTGGTGATGGGGCTATCTATTTCTATATTCAAGATATAGTGGTTCATCCAGAGTATCAAAAGAATGGTATTGGAAAGAAAATAATGAATACTTTAGTAGAATACTTAAATCAGAATGCTCCAGATAAAGCATTCATTGGTTTGTTTGCGTCGCAAGGTAAAACGTCATTCTACGAAAAATATGATTTTAAAGATTATTCGCCTAACATGACAGGGATGTTTACTGTTATTTCGAAAAAATAG
- a CDS encoding YgzB family protein, whose translation MSIKYSNKINKIRTFALSLVFIGLFIAYLGVFFRENIIVMTTFMMVGFLAVIASTVVYFWIGMLSTKTIQIICPSCDKPTKMLGRVDACMHCNQPLTLDRDLEGKEFDEKYNKKSYKS comes from the coding sequence ATGAGCATTAAGTATTCAAACAAAATCAATAAAATCCGGACCTTTGCATTAAGTTTAGTATTTATCGGCCTCTTCATTGCATACTTAGGTGTCTTTTTCCGCGAAAACATTATTGTTATGACAACGTTTATGATGGTTGGCTTTTTAGCTGTTATCGCTAGCACTGTCGTTTACTTTTGGATTGGTATGTTATCTACTAAGACTATCCAAATTATTTGTCCAAGCTGTGATAAGCCAACAAAAATGCTCGGCCGTGTCGATGCATGTATGCACTGCAATCAACCTTTAACACTAGATCGAGATCTAGAAGGAAAAGAATTTGATGAAAAGTATAATAAGAAGAGTTATAAATCATAA
- a CDS encoding ABC transporter permease gives MGKYIEMIRIRFLMMLAYRTNYYSGILIYTINIGAYYFLWQAIYSGKENIESLSISQMTTYIAIAWMARAFYFNNIDREIAMEIQEGRVAVELIRPYNYLGMKVMQGLGEGIFRFAFFSIPGMVIVTLLFSLQITTNFQTWLYFFLSLIFSFIINTQINLMTGMLTFFLFNNSGIMYAKRVVIDLFSGLLLPISFYPLWAQKAMMFLPFQAISYIPSMIFSEGIQGNKLYEALLFQVIWAIVLIIPIVLMWRTARKRLIVQGG, from the coding sequence ATGGGTAAGTATATTGAAATGATTCGAATTCGCTTTTTAATGATGCTTGCGTATCGCACAAATTATTATAGCGGGATTTTAATTTATACGATTAATATCGGTGCGTATTATTTTTTATGGCAAGCAATTTATAGCGGAAAAGAGAACATTGAAAGTTTATCTATTTCGCAAATGACTACGTATATCGCAATTGCGTGGATGGCACGTGCCTTTTATTTTAATAATATAGATAGGGAAATTGCGATGGAGATTCAAGAAGGACGTGTAGCGGTAGAACTGATTCGTCCATATAATTATTTAGGGATGAAAGTGATGCAAGGTCTTGGGGAAGGGATATTTCGTTTTGCATTTTTTTCAATTCCAGGTATGGTTATCGTTACGTTATTATTTTCATTGCAAATTACAACGAATTTTCAAACGTGGTTATATTTCTTCTTGTCTCTAATATTTAGTTTTATTATTAATACACAAATTAATTTAATGACGGGAATGCTCACGTTCTTCCTATTTAATAATAGTGGAATTATGTATGCAAAACGCGTTGTTATTGATTTATTTTCTGGTCTATTATTACCGATTAGTTTTTATCCGTTATGGGCCCAAAAGGCAATGATGTTTTTACCGTTTCAAGCCATTAGTTATATTCCGAGTATGATTTTTTCAGAAGGTATACAAGGAAATAAATTGTATGAGGCATTATTATTCCAAGTAATTTGGGCGATTGTCCTTATTATTCCAATTGTACTTATGTGGAGAACGGCGAGAAAACGTCTAATTGTACAAGGGGGATGA
- the bcp gene encoding thioredoxin-dependent thiol peroxidase encodes MITVGEMAPEFTLEGSNGEEVSLADFRGKNVVLYFYPKDMTPGCTTEACDFRDAYGVFQEKDTVILGVSPDSANRHLKFIEKHELPFTLLVDEDHKVAELYDVWKLKKNFGKEYMGIERSTFLINKDGELVKEWRKVKVKGHIEDVLSYIK; translated from the coding sequence ATGATTACAGTAGGAGAAATGGCACCAGAATTCACATTAGAGGGAAGTAACGGAGAAGAAGTTAGCCTAGCTGATTTCCGCGGTAAAAATGTAGTTCTCTATTTTTACCCGAAAGATATGACGCCAGGATGTACAACTGAAGCATGTGATTTTCGTGATGCGTATGGAGTATTTCAAGAGAAGGATACGGTTATTCTTGGAGTAAGTCCTGATTCAGCGAATAGACATTTGAAATTCATTGAGAAACATGAATTGCCATTTACACTTTTAGTAGATGAAGATCATAAAGTAGCAGAGTTATATGATGTTTGGAAGCTGAAAAAGAACTTTGGGAAAGAGTATATGGGAATCGAGCGTTCTACATTCCTTATTAATAAAGACGGTGAACTTGTAAAAGAGTGGCGTAAAGTGAAAGTGAAAGGACATATTGAGGATGTTCTTTCTTATATAAAATAA
- the hemL gene encoding glutamate-1-semialdehyde-2,1-aminomutase: MVVKFTKSEALHKEALEHIVGGVNSPSRSFKAVGGGAPVAMERGKGAYFWDVDGNKYIDYLAAYGPIITGHAHPHITKAITTAAENGVLYGTPTALEVKFAKMLKEAMPALDKVRFVNSGTEAVMTTIRVARAYTGRTKIMKFAGCYHGHSDLVLVAAGSGPSTLGTPDSAGVPQSIAQEVITVPFNNVETLKEALDKWGHEVAAILVEPIVGNFGIVEPKPGFLEKVNELVHEAGALVIYDEVITAFRFMYGGAQDLLGVTPDLTALGKVIGGGLPIGAYGGKKEIMEQVAPLGPAYQAGTMAGNPASMASGIACLEVLQQEGLYEKLDELGAMLEKGILEQAAKHNIDITLNRLKGALTVYFTTNTIEDYDAAQDTDGEMFGKFFKLMLQEGVNLAPSKYEAWFLTTEHTKEDIEYTIEAVGRAFAALADSK; the protein is encoded by the coding sequence ATGGTAGTGAAATTCACAAAATCAGAAGCATTACATAAAGAAGCTTTAGAACATATCGTTGGCGGCGTTAATAGTCCTTCTCGTTCTTTTAAAGCAGTTGGCGGTGGCGCTCCTGTTGCTATGGAACGTGGAAAAGGTGCTTATTTCTGGGATGTAGACGGAAATAAATATATCGATTATTTAGCAGCATACGGTCCTATTATTACTGGACATGCTCACCCGCACATCACAAAAGCAATTACAACAGCTGCTGAAAATGGTGTACTTTACGGAACACCAACAGCGCTAGAAGTAAAATTTGCAAAAATGTTAAAAGAGGCAATGCCTGCTTTAGATAAAGTACGCTTTGTAAACTCTGGTACTGAAGCAGTAATGACGACAATTCGTGTTGCTCGTGCTTACACAGGCCGCACAAAAATCATGAAATTTGCTGGTTGTTACCACGGTCATTCTGATTTAGTACTTGTAGCAGCTGGATCTGGTCCTTCTACACTAGGAACACCTGACTCAGCCGGCGTACCACAAAGTATCGCTCAAGAAGTTATTACTGTTCCATTTAATAATGTAGAAACTTTAAAAGAAGCGTTAGATAAATGGGGACATGAAGTAGCGGCTATTCTTGTAGAACCGATTGTTGGAAACTTCGGTATTGTAGAGCCAAAACCTGGATTCCTTGAGAAAGTGAATGAACTTGTTCATGAAGCTGGCGCACTAGTAATTTATGATGAAGTTATTACCGCTTTCCGCTTCATGTACGGTGGTGCTCAAGATTTACTTGGCGTAACACCAGACTTAACAGCTCTTGGTAAAGTTATTGGCGGCGGACTTCCAATCGGTGCTTACGGTGGTAAGAAAGAAATTATGGAACAAGTTGCTCCGCTTGGCCCTGCATATCAAGCAGGTACAATGGCAGGAAATCCTGCTTCTATGGCATCTGGTATTGCTTGTCTAGAAGTTCTTCAACAAGAAGGACTTTATGAGAAATTAGATGAACTTGGTGCCATGCTTGAAAAAGGAATTTTAGAGCAAGCTGCAAAACATAATATCGATATTACATTAAACCGCCTAAAAGGCGCTTTAACTGTATACTTCACAACAAATACAATTGAAGATTACGATGCAGCACAAGATACAGACGGTGAAATGTTCGGTAAATTCTTCAAGCTAATGCTTCAAGAAGGAGTTAACTTAGCACCTTCAAAATACGAGGCATGGTTCTTAACGACAGAACATACAAAAGAAGATATTGAATATACAATTGAAGCTGTAGGCAGAGCATTTGCTGCTTTAGCAGATAGCAAATAA
- a CDS encoding glutamate synthase-related protein: MLNKTNTWTPSLFRDYRNAEHDACGIVSVMEKRKIPTKENIDLCIQSLVKMNHRAGFINGEGDGIGIHIDVPKTLWNEKLKSSGYNPTIVDHPHFIVGHFFLNKKENITALKDYIRTQLNNKNFTIIFESDDATNSDALGPLGKQEEPLFWQVALIAENEITNIEQTLFSVTIKIEENEAIHVASLSRDHVVYKVLGAGDTLVAYYNDLQHPLIASTMTLGHNRYSTNTLSNFFRVQPFSILGHNGEINTIAKLRDQAEMIDVPLTAGGSDSQDLNRTLETLLVQYDYSLFEAMEILFPPIINEIKLYETPLQDLYTYIREAWGHFAQGPAGIISRFKDEAVFSVDSLGLRPVWKVETESSYIFSSEPGVVSPTKYVAEPKPLAPGEKVGLKWNEQDELVLYEYDKYQIQVYNRFKKRIDTTNYHLNLSIPETQKIQGLCDFVQVETKQYVAFGWDREHIQLLEQMATKGVEPIRSLGHDSPLAALDTDRRNIADFIKESVAVVTNPAIDRDREIEHFSTRTVLGERPSLLSGAKRPFVVEMLSPIILEGSVAQPIAEELHTITYEQLTALFRTHNSIATISATFSSSETLQCALSRISSEAIAAVNNGASLLVLDDAKAHLNERLWIDPHLVTAKVHQELSENKLRRNCSLVIRSGALRSLHDIVTLYGLGADSINPYLLFATVSDGTKTPITNLYNALNKGLEKVISTIGIHELRGYGRLYSSIGLHEEIANILQITNFFGSNDLAFSLESLAEDAKIRAEDYNNPKIRMRKSFHIFPRIWKAIGDVAKGNPYDDYRDKLSELEENNPIAIRHLVQTKQTKHVVPTEEVSIGIQNHNLPFIISSMSFGSQNEIAFRAYAEAADQLNMISLNGEGGEIKDMIGKYPHTRGQQVASGRFGVNAELLNSSNLIEIKIGQGAKPGEGGHLPGSKVTAKIAEARNATIGSDLISPSNNHDIYSIEDLAQMITEIKTANQLAKVAVKVPVVPNIGTIAVGIAKAGADFINISGFDGGTGAARIHALQHVGLPVEIGVKAAHNALLEASMRHKVEIWADGGIRSVNDALKIMLLGANRIGFGTLSMIAIGCTTCRGCHLDTCHVGIATQIESEAQAKEHGLRRFVPRELESAVAGLLNLFTFFGVELKRLTGQLGYTNLQAIVGRSDLLEQVRGENLLNLCNLLQIIEHPSVTTTKDVPEKQFKTVHSADSKELVGVGVEQRVMGGLESCHRVRSKLYEATQLEPLTLKYTNGSIPGNGLGAYNSENLFIHVNGGAQDGIGKTSFGGGIYITKSKGKDGVYYNGSVGKGFGYGAQKGALYVQGNADARAGIRLSGADMIIGGRITKPLREKEQGNIGAYSNIKGFAFEYMTNGRALVLGDPGPWICAGMTGGVVYLRHDSNLGLTEQALKRRIAKGANVTLQSISKNGLKDVTELLLDYIRVLNEHEQYEEVALLTPLLDDIQNQFFEIIPKKEQADPSISTE, translated from the coding sequence ATGCTCAATAAAACAAATACATGGACACCGTCTTTATTTCGAGATTATAGAAATGCAGAACATGATGCGTGTGGAATCGTTTCCGTTATGGAGAAACGAAAAATTCCTACAAAAGAAAACATTGACCTTTGCATACAATCACTCGTCAAAATGAATCATAGAGCTGGTTTCATTAATGGCGAGGGCGATGGCATCGGCATTCACATTGATGTACCAAAAACGCTTTGGAATGAAAAACTAAAAAGTAGTGGATATAATCCAACGATTGTGGATCATCCCCACTTTATCGTTGGACATTTTTTTCTAAATAAAAAAGAAAACATTACTGCCTTAAAAGATTATATTCGTACGCAATTAAACAACAAAAACTTTACTATCATTTTCGAAAGTGATGATGCAACAAACTCAGATGCGCTCGGTCCACTCGGTAAACAAGAAGAACCTTTATTTTGGCAAGTTGCCCTTATCGCAGAAAATGAAATTACAAATATTGAGCAAACATTATTTTCTGTCACAATAAAAATAGAGGAAAACGAAGCAATTCATGTTGCTTCATTAAGTCGTGATCATGTTGTATATAAAGTTCTAGGTGCTGGTGATACACTTGTTGCCTACTATAATGATTTACAACATCCACTTATCGCTTCAACTATGACATTAGGACATAACCGCTACTCTACTAATACATTATCTAATTTTTTTCGTGTACAACCATTTAGTATTCTCGGACATAATGGTGAAATTAACACAATCGCAAAATTACGCGATCAAGCTGAAATGATTGATGTACCACTTACTGCTGGAGGCAGTGACTCTCAAGATTTAAACCGCACCTTAGAAACCCTACTTGTTCAATACGACTACAGTTTATTTGAAGCAATGGAAATACTATTTCCACCAATTATTAATGAAATTAAACTTTATGAAACACCTTTACAAGATTTATATACGTATATACGTGAAGCATGGGGACATTTTGCACAAGGACCAGCTGGCATCATTTCCCGTTTTAAAGATGAAGCTGTTTTCAGCGTTGATTCCCTTGGATTACGCCCAGTATGGAAAGTAGAGACAGAAAGCTCTTATATTTTCTCTTCTGAACCTGGAGTTGTATCACCAACTAAATATGTAGCAGAACCAAAGCCACTCGCCCCTGGAGAAAAGGTCGGATTAAAATGGAATGAACAAGATGAACTTGTTCTTTATGAATATGACAAATATCAAATCCAAGTATATAACCGTTTTAAAAAGCGAATTGATACTACCAATTATCATTTAAATTTATCTATCCCTGAAACGCAAAAAATCCAAGGGCTATGTGATTTTGTTCAAGTTGAAACGAAACAATACGTCGCTTTCGGATGGGACCGAGAACATATTCAGCTTCTTGAACAGATGGCAACAAAAGGTGTTGAACCAATACGCTCACTTGGGCATGACTCACCACTTGCCGCACTTGATACTGATAGACGAAATATCGCTGACTTTATTAAAGAAAGTGTAGCTGTTGTTACAAACCCAGCAATTGACCGTGACCGTGAAATTGAACACTTCTCTACACGTACTGTACTTGGAGAGCGTCCAAGTTTATTAAGCGGCGCAAAACGGCCATTTGTAGTTGAAATGCTTTCACCAATTATTTTAGAAGGCAGCGTGGCACAACCTATTGCAGAGGAATTACACACAATTACGTACGAACAACTCACAGCGTTATTTAGGACTCATAACTCTATTGCCACAATCTCTGCTACATTCAGCTCGTCAGAAACCCTGCAATGTGCATTAAGCCGCATTAGTTCTGAAGCGATAGCTGCTGTTAACAATGGTGCTTCCCTACTAGTATTAGATGACGCAAAAGCCCATCTAAATGAACGCTTGTGGATTGATCCACATTTAGTTACCGCGAAAGTACATCAAGAATTAAGTGAAAATAAATTACGCCGCAATTGTTCTCTCGTTATACGTTCTGGTGCCCTTCGCTCCTTACATGACATTGTCACGCTATATGGATTAGGAGCAGATAGTATTAATCCATATTTATTATTCGCGACTGTAAGTGATGGAACAAAAACACCAATTACGAATCTGTATAATGCACTTAATAAAGGATTAGAAAAAGTCATTTCAACAATTGGAATTCATGAGTTACGTGGTTACGGACGTCTCTATTCATCTATTGGGTTACATGAGGAAATTGCAAATATATTACAAATCACAAATTTCTTCGGTTCAAATGATTTAGCTTTTTCACTTGAATCACTTGCTGAAGATGCAAAAATACGAGCAGAGGATTATAACAATCCTAAAATTAGAATGCGAAAATCATTTCATATATTCCCGCGAATTTGGAAAGCAATCGGCGATGTTGCAAAAGGAAATCCTTATGATGACTACCGTGACAAGTTAAGTGAACTAGAAGAGAATAATCCAATCGCAATCAGACACCTTGTTCAAACGAAACAAACAAAACATGTCGTTCCAACTGAAGAAGTATCTATCGGCATTCAAAATCATAATTTACCATTTATTATTAGTTCTATGTCATTTGGTTCTCAAAACGAAATTGCCTTTCGCGCATATGCAGAAGCGGCCGATCAGCTAAATATGATTAGCTTGAACGGTGAAGGCGGCGAAATTAAAGATATGATCGGGAAATACCCACATACACGCGGACAACAAGTGGCATCTGGGCGATTTGGAGTAAATGCCGAACTACTAAACTCATCGAATTTAATTGAAATCAAAATCGGTCAAGGCGCAAAGCCTGGTGAAGGTGGGCATTTACCTGGTTCAAAAGTGACAGCCAAAATCGCTGAAGCACGTAATGCGACAATCGGCTCAGATTTAATTTCACCTTCTAACAACCATGATATTTATTCAATTGAAGATTTAGCTCAAATGATTACGGAAATTAAAACAGCTAATCAACTTGCCAAAGTAGCCGTGAAAGTCCCTGTTGTTCCTAATATCGGAACAATTGCTGTCGGTATCGCCAAAGCTGGTGCTGATTTTATTAACATTAGCGGATTCGATGGTGGAACAGGTGCTGCACGTATTCACGCCTTGCAACATGTAGGTCTTCCTGTAGAAATTGGTGTTAAAGCCGCTCACAACGCTTTATTAGAAGCGAGCATGAGACATAAAGTAGAGATTTGGGCAGATGGTGGTATTCGAAGTGTAAATGATGCCTTGAAAATCATGCTCCTCGGAGCAAACCGTATTGGATTTGGCACACTGTCAATGATTGCAATCGGCTGTACTACTTGCCGTGGGTGCCATCTAGATACTTGCCATGTTGGAATTGCGACACAAATTGAGTCTGAAGCACAGGCAAAAGAACATGGATTACGCCGCTTCGTCCCACGCGAATTAGAAAGCGCAGTTGCTGGCCTGCTAAATTTATTCACCTTTTTCGGTGTAGAACTAAAACGATTAACAGGACAGCTTGGGTATACAAATTTACAAGCAATTGTCGGGCGTTCTGATTTATTAGAGCAAGTTCGGGGCGAAAATTTATTAAACTTATGTAATTTACTACAAATAATAGAACATCCATCTGTTACAACAACAAAAGACGTACCAGAAAAACAATTTAAAACAGTTCATTCCGCTGACTCAAAAGAATTAGTAGGCGTTGGTGTAGAGCAACGCGTTATGGGCGGTCTAGAATCATGTCATCGCGTTCGCAGTAAACTATATGAAGCTACTCAACTTGAACCACTTACATTAAAGTATACGAATGGTTCTATCCCTGGAAATGGGTTAGGTGCTTACAATAGTGAAAATTTATTTATACACGTAAATGGCGGCGCACAAGATGGCATTGGTAAAACTTCCTTTGGTGGTGGTATTTATATAACGAAATCAAAAGGAAAAGACGGAGTATATTATAACGGTTCTGTCGGAAAAGGATTTGGATATGGGGCACAAAAAGGGGCACTATACGTGCAAGGGAACGCTGATGCTCGTGCTGGCATTCGCCTTTCTGGGGCAGACATGATCATTGGAGGTAGAATAACAAAACCACTCCGTGAAAAAGAGCAAGGAAATATAGGTGCATACTCCAATATTAAAGGTTTTGCTTTTGAATATATGACAAATGGGCGAGCGCTTGTTTTAGGTGACCCTGGTCCATGGATTTGCGCTGGCATGACTGGCGGTGTTGTTTATTTGCGTCATGATTCAAACTTAGGCTTAACAGAACAGGCCTTAAAAAGAAGAATTGCAAAAGGGGCAAATGTTACATTACAATCAATTAGTAAAAATGGTTTGAAAGATGTAACTGAATTATTGCTAGACTATATTCGTGTACTAAACGAGCATGAGCAATATGAGGAAGTTGCTTTGTTAACCCCATTATTAGATGATATACAGAACCAGTTTTTTGAAATTATCCCAAAAAAAGAACAGGCAGATCCATCTATCTCAACAGAGTAA
- the perR gene encoding peroxide-responsive transcriptional repressor PerR, producing the protein MVKEELKEALEMLKNTGVRITPQRHAILEYLVESMTHPTADDIYKALEGKFPNMSVATVYNNLRVFKEVGLVKELTYGDASSRFDYVTSQHYHVICEKCGKIVDFPYGGLEQLEEEAAKTTGFVINSHRLEIYGVCPECHKA; encoded by the coding sequence GTGGTCAAAGAAGAATTAAAAGAAGCGCTAGAAATGCTGAAAAATACGGGTGTACGCATTACTCCACAGCGTCATGCTATTTTAGAGTACCTTGTGGAATCAATGACGCACCCAACAGCGGATGACATTTATAAAGCATTAGAAGGTAAGTTTCCAAATATGAGTGTTGCAACTGTCTATAATAACTTACGTGTATTTAAAGAGGTTGGACTTGTAAAGGAATTAACTTATGGAGACGCTTCAAGTAGATTTGATTATGTTACAAGTCAACATTATCATGTGATTTGTGAAAAATGTGGTAAGATTGTTGATTTTCCTTATGGAGGTTTGGAACAACTTGAAGAGGAAGCTGCAAAAACGACAGGCTTCGTTATTAATAGTCATCGCTTAGAAATTTATGGCGTTTGTCCAGAGTGTCATAAGGCGTAA
- a CDS encoding ABC transporter permease, translating into MIYIKLFLQYASQYIKTKLEYRGDFIVGLLSDLSLQAVNLIFILVVFGHTQALKGWSREEVIFIYGFFLVPFAIFSAFFNIWDFNDRYIIKGEMDRILTRPIHSLFQIILERMELESLIGAITGMIVMGYAAVELQLSFYWYDFFLFILMVGGGALVYGGIFVTLASLGFWSDAKSSIMPLMYNIGNYGRYPVNIYNRVIRFILTFVLPFAFVGVYPAAYFLRKTEWNSYAFATPIVGVICFTIAITLWNQGVKRYRGAGN; encoded by the coding sequence ATGATATATATAAAACTATTTTTGCAATATGCAAGCCAATATATAAAAACAAAATTGGAGTATCGGGGCGATTTTATCGTTGGATTACTTTCTGATTTATCACTACAGGCTGTTAATTTAATCTTTATTCTCGTTGTGTTTGGGCATACACAAGCATTAAAAGGCTGGAGTAGAGAAGAAGTAATCTTTATTTATGGTTTCTTTTTAGTGCCGTTTGCCATTTTCTCAGCTTTCTTTAACATATGGGACTTTAATGATCGTTACATTATTAAAGGGGAGATGGATCGTATATTAACGAGACCGATTCATAGCTTGTTTCAAATTATATTAGAAAGAATGGAACTTGAGTCTTTAATTGGGGCCATTACAGGAATGATTGTAATGGGATATGCAGCTGTAGAGTTACAATTATCTTTTTACTGGTATGATTTCTTCTTATTTATATTGATGGTAGGAGGAGGCGCACTTGTATATGGAGGGATATTTGTTACGCTTGCGAGCCTTGGTTTTTGGTCAGATGCGAAAAGTTCAATTATGCCCCTTATGTATAACATAGGTAATTACGGGCGCTATCCTGTTAATATTTATAATCGTGTAATTCGTTTCATTTTAACGTTTGTTTTACCGTTTGCGTTTGTTGGAGTATATCCAGCAGCATACTTTTTAAGAAAAACAGAATGGAATAGTTATGCATTCGCGACGCCAATTGTTGGTGTTATCTGTTTTACGATTGCAATCACTCTTTGGAATCAAGGGGTAAAAAGGTACCGTGGTGCTGGGAATTAA